Proteins from a genomic interval of Streptomyces fodineus:
- a CDS encoding TadE/TadG family type IV pilus assembly protein: MPYRRGGRDAGQVAIEYLGFIPILLIVAMAGIQIGVVAYAAEQASTAARAGARAASLQQDPQPACAQAVSGALTVKCGKGPADAGSVTVTARVKIPKIIWDFGDATKTATMPLDH, encoded by the coding sequence ATGCCGTACCGACGCGGAGGGCGGGACGCGGGCCAGGTCGCCATCGAGTACCTCGGGTTCATCCCGATTCTGCTGATCGTGGCCATGGCGGGCATCCAGATCGGGGTCGTCGCGTACGCCGCCGAGCAGGCGAGTACGGCAGCGCGGGCGGGGGCGCGGGCGGCCTCTTTGCAGCAGGACCCACAGCCGGCCTGTGCCCAGGCGGTCAGCGGCGCACTCACCGTGAAGTGCGGGAAAGGCCCCGCGGACGCCGGCTCGGTCACCGTCACCGCCCGGGTGAAGATCCCGAAGATCATCTGGGACTTCGGCGACGCCACCAAAACCGCCACCATGCCGCTCGACCACTAG
- a CDS encoding TadE family protein, which yields MRRPGGDRGQVSIEFLGMTPLIILTLVLVWQAVLVGYTFTLAGNAADEAVRAGTAAPRGDARQAACSAAGLKHLSTAWKGDAMVRCSGSGYVTADVYLKVPVLFPGVISFPATVTGHAGAVEEVKH from the coding sequence ATGAGAAGGCCGGGCGGGGACCGGGGGCAGGTGAGCATCGAGTTCCTGGGGATGACGCCGCTGATCATTCTGACCTTGGTGCTCGTGTGGCAGGCCGTGCTCGTGGGGTACACCTTCACGCTGGCCGGGAATGCTGCGGACGAGGCGGTGCGGGCGGGGACGGCGGCACCGCGCGGGGATGCACGGCAGGCTGCCTGCTCGGCCGCGGGGCTGAAGCATCTGTCGACGGCCTGGAAGGGGGATGCGATGGTGCGGTGCAGTGGATCCGGCTATGTCACGGCCGATGTCTACCTCAAAGTCCCCGTTCTCTTTCCCGGAGTGATCTCCTTCCCCGCCACGGTGACCGGCCACGCCGGCGCCGTCGAGGAGGTGAAGCACTGA